A window from Cryobacterium sp. PAMC25264 encodes these proteins:
- a CDS encoding DUF2809 domain-containing protein, with product MGRKIGLSDLGSVRPIFGMGDERDNPLLEPAPVEPTREQVILRRRLTLAAAAVMILVTGLVVTYATVGFAGDLVGDALYAVLIFLIVSFIFVRMNSWRVAVIAILICTGIELFQLTGLPVEIAAVFPPARFVLGTAFDPVDLVAYIIGVLVAAGVTTWRRLD from the coding sequence ATGGGACGCAAGATCGGCCTGTCGGACCTCGGCAGCGTGAGACCGATCTTCGGCATGGGCGACGAGCGCGACAATCCGCTCCTCGAGCCGGCCCCGGTCGAGCCCACCCGGGAGCAGGTCATTCTGCGGCGTCGCCTCACCCTGGCCGCGGCCGCCGTTATGATCCTGGTCACCGGGCTCGTGGTGACCTACGCGACCGTCGGTTTCGCGGGTGATCTGGTCGGCGACGCGCTCTACGCGGTGCTGATTTTCCTGATCGTGTCGTTCATCTTTGTTCGGATGAACAGCTGGCGGGTGGCCGTCATCGCGATCCTGATCTGCACGGGCATCGAGCTGTTCCAGCTCACCGGCCTGCCCGTGGAGATCGCCGCCGTGTTTCCCCCGGCGCGTTTTGTGCTCGGCACCGCTTTCGACCCCGTCGACCTGGTTGCATACATCATCGGGGTTCTCGTGGCGGCCGGCGTGACCACCTGGCGCCGGCTGGACTGA
- a CDS encoding nuclease-related domain-containing protein gives MTLHPPAMRNRIAAQLVIEHLLSRQGAVPPRTPVARLFGKSPLCPESVSWYLGAQGEITVGKVLAALPPDWTAFHAVPIGKNDTDIDHILVGPGGIFTINTKHHCGKHIWVGARTVMVSGHKKAYLPAAEHEAERVTTVLRERMPLLAPVQPVIALVDPKQITFRDRPVQVKVLDARVLRRWLLKLQPVLSDDEIAEAVVILDSPATWREHPSPAPEDVMARFAALDGQVRRARIRRVSWSIVASLGLCGGAVTAALLIEQAMLGG, from the coding sequence GTGACCCTGCATCCCCCCGCCATGCGCAACCGCATCGCAGCTCAGCTGGTCATCGAACACCTTCTGTCTCGCCAGGGCGCGGTGCCGCCGCGCACCCCGGTGGCCCGGCTTTTCGGCAAGTCGCCGCTGTGCCCCGAGAGCGTGAGCTGGTACCTGGGCGCGCAGGGCGAGATCACCGTGGGCAAGGTGCTCGCCGCCCTGCCGCCCGACTGGACCGCCTTCCACGCCGTGCCGATCGGCAAGAACGACACCGACATCGACCACATCCTGGTGGGCCCCGGCGGCATTTTCACCATCAACACCAAACATCACTGCGGCAAGCACATCTGGGTGGGCGCGCGCACCGTGATGGTCTCCGGCCACAAGAAGGCCTACCTGCCCGCCGCCGAACACGAGGCCGAGCGGGTCACCACCGTGCTACGTGAACGGATGCCGTTGCTCGCGCCCGTGCAACCCGTCATCGCACTGGTGGACCCCAAGCAGATCACCTTCCGTGACAGGCCCGTGCAGGTGAAGGTGCTTGACGCCCGGGTGCTTCGCCGGTGGCTGCTCAAGCTGCAGCCGGTGCTCAGCGATGACGAGATCGCCGAGGCTGTCGTGATCCTGGACAGCCCTGCCACGTGGCGGGAGCACCCGAGCCCCGCGCCCGAGGACGTCATGGCCCGGTTTGCCGCGCTCGACGGCCAGGTGCGGCGCGCGCGCATCCGCCGGGTGAGCTGGTCGATCGTGGCATCGCTGGGGTTGTGCGGCGGCGCGGTGACCGCGGCCCTGCTGATCGAGCAAGCGATGCTGGGCGGCTGA
- a CDS encoding helix-turn-helix domain-containing protein: MAARDYGQYGGVTRGLELVGERWALLIVRDLLVGPRRYGELAAGLARIPSNVLAARLKELQAAGIIRRVPHSRVIVYELTPYGRELEPVVLALGAWGFKALGDPRAEQVITPDSMTMDLRTAFRAHVAETLPATAYAARFGEAKLLIRVDGATLDITRGDASLDATRGGATLDVTRGGATLDVTRGGVPVDLAFAAGPGIRRLILGELDPERAIETGVVEVLRGRRALLTRFASTFHLAA; the protein is encoded by the coding sequence ATGGCTGCACGCGACTACGGTCAGTACGGCGGTGTCACGCGAGGACTTGAGCTCGTGGGTGAGCGCTGGGCGCTGCTCATCGTGCGGGACCTGCTCGTCGGTCCGCGCCGGTACGGCGAACTCGCCGCGGGACTCGCCCGGATCCCGAGCAATGTTCTGGCGGCCCGGCTGAAGGAACTGCAGGCGGCAGGAATCATCCGCCGGGTGCCGCACTCACGTGTGATCGTCTACGAACTCACCCCCTACGGCCGCGAGCTCGAGCCGGTGGTGCTCGCGCTGGGGGCCTGGGGCTTCAAGGCCCTGGGCGATCCGCGCGCCGAGCAGGTCATCACGCCCGACTCGATGACGATGGACCTGCGCACCGCGTTTCGGGCGCACGTGGCGGAGACCTTGCCGGCCACCGCCTACGCGGCCCGATTCGGGGAAGCCAAGCTACTGATCCGGGTCGACGGCGCCACCCTCGACATCACGCGCGGGGACGCGAGCCTCGACGCGACACGCGGGGGCGCCACCCTCGACGTGACACGCGGGGGCGCCACCCTCGACGTGACACGCGGGGGCGTCCCCGTCGACCTCGCCTTCGCGGCCGGGCCGGGCATCCGTCGGCTCATCTTGGGGGAGCTGGACCCGGAACGCGCGATCGAAACCGGCGTGGTCGAGGTGCTGCGCGGCCGCCGCGCCCTGCTCACACGCTTCGCGAGCACCTTCCACCTGGCCGCCTGA
- a CDS encoding VOC family protein produces MPSMFVNLPVTDLERAKAFYTAIGFTINPAFSDHNAACVVVEEDHSYFMILVREYFQTFTELPIGDPAVHPTASTAIFLDSREAVDKSVTDGIAAGGSEPQPASDYGFMYQRQLTDPDGNLLEFGWMDPVAAAQGPEAFAAQQPTAQD; encoded by the coding sequence ATGCCCTCAATGTTCGTCAACCTGCCCGTGACCGACCTGGAGCGCGCGAAGGCGTTCTACACGGCTATCGGCTTCACCATCAACCCGGCCTTCTCGGACCACAATGCGGCGTGCGTCGTCGTCGAAGAGGACCACAGTTACTTCATGATCCTGGTGCGCGAGTACTTCCAGACTTTCACCGAGCTGCCCATCGGCGACCCGGCTGTGCACCCTACGGCGTCGACCGCGATCTTCCTGGACAGCCGCGAGGCGGTGGACAAGTCCGTCACCGACGGGATCGCCGCCGGTGGCTCCGAACCCCAGCCGGCCTCGGACTACGGCTTCATGTACCAGCGCCAGCTCACCGATCCCGATGGCAACCTCCTCGAGTTCGGTTGGATGGATCCGGTGGCCGCCGCACAGGGCCCCGAAGCTTTCGCGGCCCAGCAGCCGACTGCGCAGGACTGA
- a CDS encoding GntR family transcriptional regulator yields the protein MMMTSIGASSQTVQLYDRLRAAILSLQLAPGERLTERGLEASFDASRTPVRAALGRLDAEGLVQRDGRGWIVSPIDLAEIGALAELREAVEAAAVRLAVVRASDDDIAVLAAVLDAARPVRAESVDVGDAPAGGDGDAEEGVRVSNHGDAEEGVRAGGDFHVELSRLSGNPVMVDAVRNAMTRLARTRWLEVRTPAAREQAWREHRAVLDALESRDADTAAGLLTDHIRGTNDRLLAALAADSRRLRGHGVAIVADAPAGVMH from the coding sequence ATGATGATGACGTCGATCGGGGCCAGTTCGCAGACCGTGCAGCTGTACGACCGGTTGCGGGCGGCCATTCTGTCGCTGCAGCTCGCGCCGGGGGAGCGGCTCACCGAGCGCGGCCTGGAGGCCAGCTTCGACGCGTCCCGCACGCCCGTGCGCGCCGCCCTGGGCCGGCTCGACGCCGAAGGGCTGGTGCAGCGCGACGGCCGCGGCTGGATCGTCTCGCCCATCGACCTCGCCGAGATCGGCGCGTTGGCCGAACTTCGCGAAGCCGTGGAGGCCGCCGCCGTGCGTCTGGCAGTCGTGCGGGCATCCGACGATGACATCGCCGTTCTGGCCGCGGTGCTTGATGCCGCGCGTCCCGTGCGGGCCGAGAGCGTCGACGTGGGGGATGCGCCGGCCGGCGGGGACGGCGACGCCGAGGAGGGTGTGCGGGTGAGCAATCACGGAGACGCGGAGGAGGGCGTGCGCGCCGGCGGCGACTTCCACGTGGAGCTCAGCCGGCTCTCCGGCAACCCCGTCATGGTCGACGCCGTACGCAATGCCATGACCCGGCTGGCCCGCACCCGGTGGCTCGAGGTGCGCACCCCGGCCGCCCGCGAGCAGGCGTGGCGGGAGCACCGCGCGGTGCTCGACGCGCTGGAGTCCCGCGATGCCGACACCGCCGCCGGGTTGCTGACCGACCACATCCGTGGCACCAACGACCGGTTGCTCGCCGCGCTCGCCGCCGATAGCCGGCGACTGCGCGGGCACGGTGTGGCGATCGTGGCGGATGCGCCGGCGGGCGTCATGCACTAA
- a CDS encoding MFS transporter, producing the protein MTASPTTDTQTVSARAWVVLALGVAAQTAGTVFVSAPAFLIPLLHTERGLTLAQAGLLAAIPTFGMVLTLILWGALADRIGEKWVIAGGLLLTALAAGGAIVSEGYVALGVFLLLGGMASASTNSASGRIVVGWFPKHKRGLAMGIRQMSQPLGVTVAAVTIPVIAAASGVGAALVVPFALTAVLALACAIGLANPPRVAQPVGAPVAPARNPYRTSGFLWRIHAASVLLVVPQFTISTFGLVWLVSDQGWDALAAGVLVGAAQFVGAIGRIVIGVVSDRVGSRVRPLRWVAVSVASVLLVLAAVDAAHWGAAAVVFVLATTVTVAPNGLAFTSVAEMAGPGWSGKALGVQNTGQFIAASLVGPLMGALIGVVGYPLTFAVAAIFPALAVPVVPRAHAEHDHL; encoded by the coding sequence ATGACCGCCAGCCCGACCACCGACACGCAAACCGTCAGCGCTCGCGCCTGGGTCGTGCTCGCTCTCGGGGTGGCAGCGCAGACCGCCGGCACGGTCTTCGTGAGCGCCCCGGCGTTCCTCATCCCGCTGCTGCACACCGAGCGCGGCCTCACCCTGGCCCAGGCCGGGTTGCTCGCCGCGATCCCCACCTTCGGCATGGTGCTCACTCTCATCCTCTGGGGCGCCCTGGCCGACCGCATCGGCGAGAAGTGGGTGATCGCCGGCGGGCTGCTGCTCACGGCGCTCGCGGCCGGCGGCGCCATTGTGTCCGAGGGCTATGTCGCGCTGGGTGTGTTCCTCTTGTTGGGTGGCATGGCGTCAGCGAGCACCAACTCCGCTAGCGGACGCATCGTGGTGGGTTGGTTCCCCAAGCACAAGCGCGGGCTCGCCATGGGCATCCGCCAGATGTCGCAGCCACTCGGTGTCACGGTCGCCGCCGTCACCATCCCGGTGATCGCCGCGGCCTCCGGGGTGGGCGCCGCGCTGGTCGTGCCGTTCGCGCTCACCGCGGTACTGGCTCTCGCCTGCGCCATCGGCCTGGCCAACCCGCCCCGCGTCGCCCAGCCGGTGGGCGCCCCGGTCGCGCCGGCGCGCAACCCGTACCGCACCAGCGGTTTCCTCTGGCGCATTCACGCGGCATCCGTTCTGCTGGTGGTGCCGCAGTTCACCATCTCGACCTTCGGGCTGGTCTGGCTGGTGAGCGATCAGGGCTGGGATGCGCTGGCCGCCGGCGTGCTCGTGGGCGCCGCGCAGTTCGTAGGCGCGATCGGGCGCATCGTAATCGGTGTGGTCAGCGACCGGGTGGGAAGCCGGGTGCGGCCGCTGCGCTGGGTGGCGGTGAGCGTGGCGAGCGTGCTGCTCGTGCTGGCCGCGGTGGATGCCGCGCACTGGGGAGCCGCCGCCGTGGTGTTCGTGCTCGCGACCACGGTGACCGTCGCGCCGAACGGCCTGGCGTTCACCTCGGTGGCTGAGATGGCCGGGCCTGGCTGGTCGGGCAAGGCCCTCGGAGTGCAGAACACCGGCCAGTTCATCGCGGCATCCCTGGTGGGTCCGCTCATGGGTGCCCTGATCGGCGTGGTCGGCTACCCGCTCACCTTTGCGGTCGCAGCGATCTTCCCGGCGCTGGCGGTGCCGGTCGTGCCCCGCGCCCACGCCGAGCACGACCACCTCTAG